The DNA region GCCGCCCTGCTCTTGCAAATCGGCAGCAATCTTGCCAACGATGTGTTCGACTTCGAGCGCGGCACAGATACGCCCGAACGGCTGGGACCAACACGCGTGACACAAGCGGGACTGCTGACTCCGCGTGAGGTGAAATTTGGCATGGCAGTTGTGTTCGGGCTGGCGGCGTTTATCGGTTTGTATCTTGCCTATCTCGGCGGACTGCCCATCATTTTGATCGGTGTTGCCGCGATTCTCTCTGCCATCGCTTACACGGGCGGACCGTTTCCGCTCGGCTATCATGGGCTTGGTGATATTTTCGTGTTCATCTTCTTCGGGCTTGCTTCTGTAGCGGGGACGTATTTCGTGCAAGCGGGCTTTGTCTCCCCCGCCGCGTGGTGGATGACAATTCCGCCTGGCTTGATCGTGACCGCAATTTTAGTGGTGAACAACCTGCGTGATTTGGAAAACGACCGCAAAGCAAACAAGCGGACGCTGGCAGTGCGCTTCGGCGAACGCGCCACGAAAATCCAGTATGTGCTTTGCTTGGTAGTTGCTTATCTAACACTGCCGATCACTTCATGGTTCGCCATCACCCCGTGGATGTCCCTGCTGGCTTGGCTTTCGCTTCCCTTTGCACTTCAAGCCACGCGCACCGTTTTAACGCAAAAAGGACGCTCGCTCAATGCCGCGCTCGCCTCCGCAGGTCAAGCCGCGTTGTTTTTCAGTTTGTTTTTCTGGTTGGGGTTGGTTCTTTAACCACAGATGAACACCGATAAACAGGATGGGTGAGTTGATTTTTATCCTGTTTATCTGCGGTAATTAAGATACAAACTTCCACCCGCACCACTTCCGTTCCAGCCAATCGACGCTGAAATACATCCCCAGTCCCAGCACGCTCATCGCAATCACACCCGCATACATGGCGGGATAATTCAACAGTGTACTGCCGTTGTAGTAGATGTAATATCCCAGCCCGTATTTGGTCGCCGAAAGTTCGGTGATGTACAGCACCGCCACCGCCGTCCCAATGGACTGGCGCAGCGCCGTAAGAATGGCAGGCAAACTGGCGGGCAGGTACACAAAGCGGAATAGCGCCCGCCGCCCCGCGCCCAAACTTTGCAGGCTCTGGATCAACTGCGGCGCGAGTCCCGCCGCCTGGTCGCGCACCAGCACCACGATCTGGAAAAACAAGATCAGCACCATGATGGTGATTTTTGAGACATCGCCGATGCCGAGAAAGAGGATCACCACAGGCACGAAAACCACTTTTGGGATTGGGTACAGCAAATAGATGATGGGGGAGAAGATGCGGTTCAACCGCTTGGACCCGCCAATTGCCAGCCCCGCAGGAGCCGCGATCAACACCGAGAGCAGCATCCCCGCTGTGACGCGCCACAGGCTGACTGCGAAGTGGGTCAACAGTCCGCGCTGGGATTCTTGCATCAGCACCGTGAATACGGTCAACGGGGCGGGCAGGATCGGCATACGGACGATCATCGCCGCCGCCTGCCACGCGATGACCAACGCCAGCACTGCCAGAAGCACATCGCGCCGCTTCATGCTTCGCCCGCCTGACGCTGCATTTCCTGCCATAAGCGGCTGCACAAATCCCGCCATTCGGTGATGTCCCGCGCATCTTTTTCGCCCGCGTGTGGATTGTCAAAGACCAGCGGTGTGCGATTCGGCGGCGCGCCAAGCAGGAGAATCTTTTGTCCCATCACCGCCGCTTCTTCGATGGCGTGCGTGACGATGACCAGCGTGATGCCCTGCTCCCTGCACAGTTCGAGCGTCAGCGATTGCAAATCTTCGCGGGTGACGGCATCCAGCGACGAGAACGGTTCGTCCATCAATAGCAGGTCGGGGGAGAGCGCCAGAGTCCGCGCGATGGCGGCACGTTGGCGCTGTCCGCCTGAAATTTGGGCGGGATATTTCTCCGCCACATGCTCAAGCCCAAGGCGTGCCAGCCAGTGGGTGACATTTTCCCGCGGCTGAAAATCCCGAGGGGCATGTTTGCCGTCCGCGCCGTAAAACTTGCGGACGCGCAGACCAAGCTCCACGTTAGAGCGAAGCGTCTCCCACGGCAGCAATCCGAAGTCTTGTAGGATCAATCCATTGCGCGGACGGGGGCGGGTGAGCAGGTCGCCGTCAATTTCTATGCGTCCGCTGTCAGGCAGGCGCAATCCAGCCAGCAGGTAGAGCAGGGTGGTCTTGCCACAGCCCGAAGGACCGAGAAGCGCCCACGTTTCGCCGCGCTGGATGTTCAAGTTGAAATTCTGGAACAGCGGAGCGTGATTTGGGTAGCCGAAGGTGAGGGATGAGATCGTAATCATAAAAGCGGCAGCCGCCTCAAAGGTAGCCACCGCTTGATTATAACGGAGTCAAGTTTCCCTTATGGAAGAAGCGAGCCGTTCACCGAATCCGCGTAGGAGACATCGACAGTTAGAATCCCTTTTTCCTTCAGCCAATTCAACGCATCGTTCCATTCGTCCAAAGTTGGTACGCCCGCGGAGGGGAAAGGCGGCGCCTGATAGGTTTCCAGCAATGGCGGCGGGACGAGGTTCTGCTCGCTGAGTACATTTTTGTATTTGGCGGGGTCGGCGTTGACAAGTTCCGTCGCTTCTTCGATGGCAGCAAGGAAGGCGCGCACCGCATCGGGATTCGCGTCGATGACCGTTTTGCGGAACGAGATGATACTGAAGCCGTATTCGGGGTATTTTGAATCATCCGCGACGATCACGCCGCCCTGACCAACCGCCAGCGCCCCCAGCGGATCGGGTAGTACGCCCGCCTGTAACTCGCCTGAACCGAGCAATGCCATTCGGTCGGGGATGCGCGGCACGGCGATGGTTTGAATCTCATCCGCGCTGAAGCCTTCGGCTTGCAGAATGCGCTCGGTGACGTATTCGATGACCGTGCCCTGCGAGACGCCGATCTCCACGCCTTTCAAGCCATTCACATCTGTGATGCCACTTTTGCCCGATGCGATGATGAAGAAATGCCCGTTGTTTGCGGTGGGGCGCAGCGCATATCGCACTGCCTGTATTTGGATGCTTTCCTGATTGAAGAGCATCACCGCTAGCGTTTCGTTGATCGTTCCGTCCGCCTGACTTGCCGCGAGAATCTGGTCGCGTTCGGGCGCGGAGGCAACGGGCACAAATTCCACGTTGATGCCGTGCTTTGCGAACAAGCCTTCCTGCTGGGCAACGAACATGGGCAAGGTGTCAATGATCGGCAGGACGGCGATTCGTAATGTCACTGTTTCACCTTGTGCGGCTGGCGCGCACGCCGATAAAAGAATGGCGAGCGCCATTGTGATGATGGTTATTTTTTTCAAGGGGCTCTCCCGTAATTTGAATGACGCGTTGATTATGCCATAACATCCGCATTGAAACCATTTCCAAAGTTATACTATGTGCATGTTCACCCCTGAACGATTTTTGACCGCCTCCCTGAGTTCTCATCCGCGCGGCGGCTTGGTCACGCGCATCATCGCATCTGCGTTCCAATCCGTCCACGCAGGCGACGCCGTGCGCAAGTTTCTTAAAATGAATCCGCTTCCAACAGCAAAGCGGAGCTATGCATTCGGATTGGGAAAAGCGGCATGTGCGATGACATCCGCCCTCGCGGACTTTGTCCAACCGACGGACAGCCTAATCATCACCAAGCACGCCTCATCGCTGGACCTCGAACCTGTCACTGTCATCGAAGGGGATCATCCCGTCCCCGGCGACTCCAGCCTCGCGGCGGGACGCGCCGCGCTGGATTTCGTTTCCCGCCTCACGCCCGATGACCTGCTGGTCTGCCTAATCTCCGGCGGCGGCTCGGCGTTGATGACCGCGCCGATCATCCCGCTTTCCGAATTGCAGGAGATCACATCCGCGTTGCTTGCCAACGGCGCGCGGATTGACGAGATCAACACCCTGCGCCGTCACTTGGATTTGCTAAAAGGCGGCGGACTGGCGCAAGCCGCTAACGGCGCGCGCATCGTCAGCCTGATCCTTTCGGATGTGGTTGGTGACCCGCTTGAAGCAATCGCCTCCGGTCCCACCGCGCCTGACCCAACTACGGTCACAGATGCGAAGCGTGTCGCCAAACTCGTTGACGTTCACAACAATTTCCGCGAGACGCTCAAGCCCGGCGATCCCATCTTTGATTCTGTGCAAAATCACATCATCGGCAGCAATGACATTGCCTTGCATGCCGCGAAAGAACAAGCGGAAGCACAGGGCTTTGATACGGAGATTTTATATTCGGGGCTTCAGGGGGAAGCGCGGGAGGTGGGGGAGATGCTTGCTCGCGAACTCAAAAAGCAAAGTGAAAAACGTGCGCGTCCGTTTTGCCTGCTTGCGGGCGGCGAAATGACGGTCACGCTCAAGGGAGATGGCACAGGCGGACGCAATCAGGAACTGGCGCTCGGTGCGGTGGATGTTCTGCGCGATGTGCAGGATGTCATGCTCATCTCCATTGCCACCGATGGTGAAGACGGTCCCACCGATGCGGCGGGCGCGGTCGTGACAGGCGCATCCGCTCAAAGGGCGGAAAGGCTTGGGTTGGATGCGGCAGGTTATCTGTCCAGAAATGATGCGTACACTTATTTTGCAGAACTGGATGATCTGCTCAAGCCCGGTCCCAGCGGCACGAACGTCAACGATTTGGTCTTCTGCTTTGCGTTTTGATAACGTAAAAAAATCAAACTTTCGTTGACAATCCCTTCCGGATCGAGATCACCGTCATCGCCAGAAAGAGCAGGATGGCGGCTTCGTTCAGCAGTCCGCCCCACATGCGTCCAGTCTGCCAGTTGGCATAATTTGAGATCAACCGCAAGGCGAGCGATGCGTGCAAAAGGATCAAGTGGATGTAGAACGACGATTG from Anaerolineales bacterium includes:
- a CDS encoding DUF4147 domain-containing protein, whose amino-acid sequence is MFTPERFLTASLSSHPRGGLVTRIIASAFQSVHAGDAVRKFLKMNPLPTAKRSYAFGLGKAACAMTSALADFVQPTDSLIITKHASSLDLEPVTVIEGDHPVPGDSSLAAGRAALDFVSRLTPDDLLVCLISGGGSALMTAPIIPLSELQEITSALLANGARIDEINTLRRHLDLLKGGGLAQAANGARIVSLILSDVVGDPLEAIASGPTAPDPTTVTDAKRVAKLVDVHNNFRETLKPGDPIFDSVQNHIIGSNDIALHAAKEQAEAQGFDTEILYSGLQGEAREVGEMLARELKKQSEKRARPFCLLAGGEMTVTLKGDGTGGRNQELALGAVDVLRDVQDVMLISIATDGEDGPTDAAGAVVTGASAQRAERLGLDAAGYLSRNDAYTYFAELDDLLKPGPSGTNVNDLVFCFAF
- a CDS encoding ABC transporter substrate-binding protein: MKKITIITMALAILLSACAPAAQGETVTLRIAVLPIIDTLPMFVAQQEGLFAKHGINVEFVPVASAPERDQILAASQADGTINETLAVMLFNQESIQIQAVRYALRPTANNGHFFIIASGKSGITDVNGLKGVEIGVSQGTVIEYVTERILQAEGFSADEIQTIAVPRIPDRMALLGSGELQAGVLPDPLGALAVGQGGVIVADDSKYPEYGFSIISFRKTVIDANPDAVRAFLAAIEEATELVNADPAKYKNVLSEQNLVPPPLLETYQAPPFPSAGVPTLDEWNDALNWLKEKGILTVDVSYADSVNGSLLP
- a CDS encoding ATP-binding cassette domain-containing protein; this encodes MITISSLTFGYPNHAPLFQNFNLNIQRGETWALLGPSGCGKTTLLYLLAGLRLPDSGRIEIDGDLLTRPRPRNGLILQDFGLLPWETLRSNVELGLRVRKFYGADGKHAPRDFQPRENVTHWLARLGLEHVAEKYPAQISGGQRQRAAIARTLALSPDLLLMDEPFSSLDAVTREDLQSLTLELCREQGITLVIVTHAIEEAAVMGQKILLLGAPPNRTPLVFDNPHAGEKDARDITEWRDLCSRLWQEMQRQAGEA
- a CDS encoding ABC transporter permease, which produces MAGNAASGGRSMKRRDVLLAVLALVIAWQAAAMIVRMPILPAPLTVFTVLMQESQRGLLTHFAVSLWRVTAGMLLSVLIAAPAGLAIGGSKRLNRIFSPIIYLLYPIPKVVFVPVVILFLGIGDVSKITIMVLILFFQIVVLVRDQAAGLAPQLIQSLQSLGAGRRALFRFVYLPASLPAILTALRQSIGTAVAVLYITELSATKYGLGYYIYYNGSTLLNYPAMYAGVIAMSVLGLGMYFSVDWLERKWCGWKFVS
- a CDS encoding 1,4-dihydroxy-2-naphthoate polyprenyltransferase, translating into MNSNEWKINWAAWMLAIRPRTLPAAAAGVVMGCALAWRDGFLRLDAALACLFAALLLQIGSNLANDVFDFERGTDTPERLGPTRVTQAGLLTPREVKFGMAVVFGLAAFIGLYLAYLGGLPIILIGVAAILSAIAYTGGPFPLGYHGLGDIFVFIFFGLASVAGTYFVQAGFVSPAAWWMTIPPGLIVTAILVVNNLRDLENDRKANKRTLAVRFGERATKIQYVLCLVVAYLTLPITSWFAITPWMSLLAWLSLPFALQATRTVLTQKGRSLNAALASAGQAALFFSLFFWLGLVL